The segment CTTGTTGTAAAAAATTGTCAGATAATTGAAAACGACGCATCAAAATGAAAATGTCTCAACTTACGTTAAACCTTGATACTGGCTCAGTCATGTTTCAGTTCACGCCTGAAGCTGCACAAGAATTAAAATCCACATTAAACGAATTAATGGGACGGCTGAAAAATACGGCAACTAAAACAACACCAGGCAGTAAAACCGCACCCCAACCGTCGATGGAATATCGCTACACTGGAGATGTCTTTTTAGAGCTTTTCTGCAATCCCAATATTTGGGCATCTCCGTTTGCTGCTAGAGTGCTCGTGACCTTGCGAGACGATCGAATTCGACTCAACACCGAAGCCGAACTGAGCCGCCTGATTGAGGATGTCAACCAATTTATCGAACAGCAATGAATCGGACGATCGTTTGGTTTCGCCGGGATTTACGTATCAGTGATCATGCACCTTTGCATCGTGCAATCTCACGAGGTGCTGTAATTCCGGTGTTTATCTTCGATCGTGCGCTTTTACATCATCCTGAAACCGGATCAGCGCGAGTCGCATTTATGCTCGATTGTTTACGATCGCTCGATGAGGATTTGCGCGATCGCGGTGGACGCTTAATTCTCAGATTCGGTGATCCGGTTGAACTCTTGCCCGATCTGATTCGCGAAACTGGAGCAGATGGAATCTATGCATATGTCGATTACGAACGCATCTATGGCAGAGTTCGAGATGCCCGATTAAATCAAGCGTTAGTAGAACAAGGTCTAAAAATTCGCTGGTTCGAGCCAAGCGGAGCCGCATCAGAATTGATGGACTATCGCGACTATCGGAAATTGTGGTATCGAGACATGAGTGCAGACATGCTCTCGACTCCGTTGAATATTCCGACTCCTGAGGATATTGCCAGCGAACCCATTCCGAAACTGACTGATTTGGGTTTAGTTCCCGATGGTAAGTTAATCCCGCCTGCGGGAACGAGTGCCGCTCGCGATATCTTGGGGCAATTTTTGAATGAAAAGCTCGATCGCTATTATTGGCAACTTTCGTATCCCGGTGCAGAAGTCACGTCTGGATTAAGTCCACATATCAAATTTGGAGCAATTTCGATTCGAGAATGTTATCAAACTGCACAACACATTTTGAAATATACAAGCGATCAGAGAATTGAACGAAGTTGTAAACAGTTTATTTCACGCTTGCGTTGGGGAAGTGGATTTGCTCAACGATTTCGATATTTGCCGCAGTTAGAACTGCGATCGCTTTATTCCATTTTTGATCAAGACGGATGGGAATTCGATGAAACCCTCTACGAAGCTTGGAAAACAGGACAAACCGGATTCCCCATCATTGATGCGGCTGCAAGATGTTTACAAGCAACAGGCGGCTGGATGTCGTTAAATTTTCGATCGCGGGCGCTGTATTCTAGCTTTCTTAGCAATTTGATGAACCACGACTGGCGTTATGGGGCGCTGCATTTCATGCGGCATTTAATCGATGGAGATTGTCCGATCGATCATTATCAATGGGCAATGCAAGCCGGAGTGACGCATTGTTTAGATAAAAGTTGGACTCGTATCTATAATCCCGAACAGGCAGCCGTCGATCGCTGTGATCCCGACGGTGCATTTATCAAAAAATGGGTTCCAGAACTGGCAAAAATTCCGGCGGTTCAACTCGGCTTACCGCCACGAGTGCAAGGCTACCCTCAGCCAATTTTGAACTATCGAGAAGCGCGGGCACGTCGCGTTCAACAACTCGAAGAACAGCGATCGAGTTTTCGGCAACAATCCGATATTTTGCCGCATTTAGCTCGTATGCCGAAATCAGTTTTGCCATTTGGAAGCGATCGATTTGAAAGTGAGATTCAATGGGCGCAAAAATCTTCTCCTTCTCTCTTTCCGGCAGCATTGGATTTAGATCAGTTAGATATTGAGCGATCAACGTGGTTGCGATCGTGGTTAGTTGCCCATGTCGAATTCAAACCGCAAAAAACCACGTCTCGTCGAAAAAAATCTCAGCCTGATCCGAACGTGATTCAACTGAGCTTGCTTGAATAGTCGTCCCGTTTTCTCAAGTTCTACACTGAAGATCGACACCCAATTCAGATTTTCGATCGCTACCGCTTGAATCGATGACC is part of the Leptolyngbya boryana PCC 6306 genome and harbors:
- a CDS encoding cryptochrome/photolyase family protein, encoding MNRTIVWFRRDLRISDHAPLHRAISRGAVIPVFIFDRALLHHPETGSARVAFMLDCLRSLDEDLRDRGGRLILRFGDPVELLPDLIRETGADGIYAYVDYERIYGRVRDARLNQALVEQGLKIRWFEPSGAASELMDYRDYRKLWYRDMSADMLSTPLNIPTPEDIASEPIPKLTDLGLVPDGKLIPPAGTSAARDILGQFLNEKLDRYYWQLSYPGAEVTSGLSPHIKFGAISIRECYQTAQHILKYTSDQRIERSCKQFISRLRWGSGFAQRFRYLPQLELRSLYSIFDQDGWEFDETLYEAWKTGQTGFPIIDAAARCLQATGGWMSLNFRSRALYSSFLSNLMNHDWRYGALHFMRHLIDGDCPIDHYQWAMQAGVTHCLDKSWTRIYNPEQAAVDRCDPDGAFIKKWVPELAKIPAVQLGLPPRVQGYPQPILNYREARARRVQQLEEQRSSFRQQSDILPHLARMPKSVLPFGSDRFESEIQWAQKSSPSLFPAALDLDQLDIERSTWLRSWLVAHVEFKPQKTTSRRKKSQPDPNVIQLSLLE